One stretch of Sardina pilchardus chromosome 17, fSarPil1.1, whole genome shotgun sequence DNA includes these proteins:
- the atxn7l1 gene encoding ataxin-7-like protein 1 gives MHSKNQRRHGSPSGSRAPLVPMKPKESVSHSGVEGLPFRVPRDYPHSRFSKAPLAVYPPKGARTKACVSLPVVSLEKMPCFGRTEGSHVKVASGSSAPSTSSFPYSSSSSQSPAASLKSSLSSSLASHKPPEKFVNGRGPATPPSAHDGLRRSPSRSPLDKRPVPSPSPSASQDRRPSASPSPSSLDRRPSASPSPSSLDRRSSAPPSPLEKKHQNGTKGSRHKRVSGRIFDPNKHCGVLDPETKRACTRSLTCKTHSLTHRRAVPGRKKDFDVLLAEHKGRAKEKDGGHKRESQTGSQPNQSHDTTPSGPAHCPNGKTTSTLRLRLANTHMHRSVGSGGAVMLSSSAVPAPDPVPSWQRAAAESRLSSDEGETEASEDTEKPTCHYSPRHPHPMSCCAFNSRLMGRGHYVFDRRWDKIRLVLHSMVEKHVNSQMWKKVPLAAESLASNSPSPSDSSSSGSGVLSSPLFASPAAPLSLDGVSVVSYSTAFPHNGGGIFCIRDPDPPTPASSSSSSSSSSSSSSSAKTPRTKPAKSPRAQSEGPGTKRRKPSEASSHRKNGNGYHPPPSPLPPPSGPAIISNGTATLCIKSKSPSRIGQGLKDTGRYASGVQVGVGGSLQGDHVLTARGPASFSAMAMDGRKRKSSGLGEKSGKVTKTAGLDSIFRKSSLSLLAPLPEASHNPHLRQPKVHH, from the exons AGAGGAGACACGGCTCTCCCAGTGGCTCCAGGGCCCCTCTGGTTCCCATGAAGCCCAAAGAGTCAGTGAGCCACAGCGGGGTGGAGGGGCTGCCCTTCCGCGTGCCGCGAGACTACCCCCACTCGCGCTTCAGCAAGGCCCCACTCGCCGTCTACCCCCCCAAAGGAGCCCGCACCAAGGCCTG TGTGTCCTTGCCCGTGGTGAGTTTGGAGAAGATGCCCTGCTTTGGACGGACGGAGGGCAGTCACGTCAAAGTCGCCTCCGGCTCTTCCGCCCCCAGCACCTCCTCGTTcccttactcctcttcctcctcccagtCGCCGGCCGCCTCCCTCAAGTCCTCCCTGTCCTCCTCGCTCGCCTCTCACAAGCCCCCGGAGAAGTTTGTGAACGGTCGGGGCCCGGCCACGCCGCCCTCGGCACACGACGGCCTCCGGCGGAGCCCCTCGCGCTCCCCGCTGGACAAGCGTCccgtcccctccccctccccctccgcctCTCAGGACCGGAGGCCTAGCGCGTCTCCCTCTCCGTCCTCATTGGACAGGAGGCCCAGCGCCTCGCCCTCCCCGTCCTCATTGGACAGGAGGTCCAGTGCCCCGCCCTCCCCCTTGGAGAAGAAGCACCAAAATGGGACGAAAGGCAGCCGGCACAAGAGAGTGTCAG GGAGGATCTTTGATCCTAATAAGCACTGTGGAGTCCTGGATCCAGAAACCAAGAGGGCCTGTACCCGGAGTCTCACTTGCAAg ACTCACTCCCTGACCCATCGCCGCGCTGTACCCGGGAGGAAGAAGGACTTTGACGTCCTCCTGGCCGAGCACAAAGGGCGGGCAAAGGAGAAGGACGGCGGCCACAAGCGGGAGAGTCAGACTGGCAGCCAGCCCAACCAATCGCACGACACTACGCCAAGCGGGCCGGCCCACTGCCCCAATGGCAAAACCACTTCCACTTTGCGGCTACGcctggctaacacacacatgcacag GTCTGTGGGCAGTGGGGGCGCGGTGATGCTGAGCTCCTCGGCGGTGCCCGCCCCTGACCCTGTGCCCAGCTGGCAGAGGGCAGCTGCGGAAAGCCGGCTGTCCAGCGACGAGGGCGAGACGGAGGCGTCCGAGGACACCGAGAAGCCAACCTGCCATTACTCGCCGCGCCATCCACACCCAATGAGT TGCTGTGCCTTCAACAGCAGGCTGATGGGGAGAGGTCATTATGTCTTTGATCGGCGTTGGGACAAGATCCGACTGGTGTTGCACTCCATGGTGGAGAAGCATGTGAATTCTCAGATGTGGAA GAAGGTGCCCTTGGCAGCAGAGAGTTTGGCAAGTAACTCCCCCAGCCCGTcagactcctcctcctccggttcgggtgtgctctcctctcccctgtttGCGTCTCCCGCTGCACCCCTGTCTCTGGACGGCGTCTCCGTCGTCTCCTACTCCACAGCCTTCCCCCACAACGGGGGCGGAATCTTCTGCATCAGGGACCCCGACCCGCCGACTCCagcgtcctcctcttcctcctcctcctcttcttcctcttcttcctcttctgccaAAACGCCTCGGACTAAACCTGCCAAGTCCCCCAGGGCTCAGAGCGAGGGGCCCGGAACCAAGAGGCGCAAGCCCTCCGAGGCGAGCTCCCACCGGAAGAACGGAAACGGCTACCAcccgcctccctctcctctaccgCCCCCTTCAGGGCCCGCCATAATCAGCAACGGCACAGCCACGCTCTGCATCAAGAGCAAGTCCCCCAGTCGGATAGGGCAGGGGCTCAAGGACACGGGCAGGTACGCGAGCGGCGTACAGGTGGGCGTGGGCGGCTCGCTCCAGGGCGACCACGTGCTCACCGCGCGCGGCCCAGCGTCGTTCAGCGCCATGGCGATGGACGGCAGGAAGCGGAAGAGCTCGGGCCTGGGAGAGAAGTCGGGCAAGGTGACCAAGACGGCGGGGCTGGACAGCATCTTCAGGAAGAGCAGCTTGAGCCTCCTGGCTCCGCTCCCCGAGGCGTCACACAATCCTCACCTGCGGCAG cCCAAGGTGCACCACTGA